One part of the Alligator mississippiensis isolate rAllMis1 chromosome 3, rAllMis1, whole genome shotgun sequence genome encodes these proteins:
- the ABRA gene encoding actin-binding Rho-activating protein encodes MPPEEKPRATTAKRAIKKLRTASLVISLARGWQQWANDHNTKQAQEPSGWVPNAEEKTTDQRKERLSSRWPVSAKKGQGKAEEESQTKESVTKGDVEKDSSESDEALRKLNIKTKEVTKTVVSKLYEKGNDISLLSNRYEKDNESSETGWHREELSAIDKTLTGKMSPTRRRKCSNLVSELTKGWRLMEQDDKVQESELQKCRNDSIDTEDSGYWGEAEDKLEQEDSDQEKVTTVRIKRPTASLASRFTEELSNKAHRKYRPVNNLKCRWQDWADQHVIMQKLNPFSEEFDYQMAMSTRLHKGDEGYGYPKEGTKTAERARRAEAHIHREMRDMCFIIASMAEPKRDGKIQVTFGELFERYVRISDKVVGILMRARKHGLVDFEGEMLWQGRDDDVIITLLA; translated from the exons ATGCCTCCAGAAGAAAAACCAAGAGCTACAACCGCTAAAAGGGCCATCAAAAAGCTCCGAACTGCCAGCCTTGTCATCAGCTTAGCACgagggtggcagcagtgggcaaatGATCACAACACAAAGCAAGCTCAGGAGCCCTCAGGGTGGGTGCCCAACGCAGAAGAAAAAACAACTGATCAACGAAAAGAACGACTGTCCTCAAGATGGCCAGTTTCTGCTAAGAAAGGCCAAGGGAAGGCTGAAGAAGAGTCCCAAACAAAGGAGTCAGTGACAAAAGGGGATGTTGAAAAGGATTCAAGTGAATCTGATGAGGCTCTGAGGAAGCTCAACATTAAAACTAAAGAAGTGACCAAAACAGTTGTAAGTAAACTCTATGAAAAAGGGAATGACATTAGCCTCCTCAGTAATAGATATGAGAAAGATAATGAGAGCTCTGAAACCGGCTGGCACAGGGAGGAATTGAGTGCTATCGACAAAACCCTCACTGGCAAAATGTCTCCTACAAGAAGGAGAAAGTGCTCAAATCTGGTGTCAGAACTGACCAAGGGCTGGAGACTGATGGAACAAGATGACAAAGTTCAagagtcagagctgcagaagTGCCGAAATGACAGCATAGATACAGAAGACAGTGGCTattggggggaagcagaggataaaCTTGAACAAGAAGACAGTGACCAGGAAAAGGTGACCACTGTGAGAATTAAAAGACCCACAGCATCACT TGCAAGCAGGTTCACAGAAGAACTTAGTAACAAAGCCCACAGGAAATACAGACCTGTTAACAATCTGAAGTGCAGATGGCAAGACTGGGCGGACCAGCATGTGATAATGCAAAAGCTGAATCCATTCAGTGAGGAATTCGATTATCagatggccatgtctacacgtcTTCACAAAGGAGATGAGGGCTATGGTTATCCAAAAGAAGGAACTAAAACAGCTGAAAGGGCCAGGAGAGCGGAAGCCCATATTCACCGGGAGATGAGAGACATGTGCTTTATTATTGCATCAATGGCTGAGCCAAAGCGTGATGGCAAGATTCAGGTCACCTTTGGGGAACTCTTTGAGAGATACGTCCGTATTTCAGATAAGGTTGTTGGCATTCTCATGAGAGCTAGAAAGCATGGGCTGGTGGACTTTGAGGGAGAAATGCTATGGCAAGGCAGAGATGATGATGTCATTATTACTTTACTGGCATAA